ATTTTTCAGGGGGAATTATGAAACAAAAAATACTAAATAATTTATTCAAAAATTATTTTGAGAATGAAAATATAGGCTTATTAATTCTTTGTAATGGGGAAATTGAATATATAAATAATTCATTTAAATCTATTTCTAAAATATTAGAAATAGATGGTTATGACATTATTGATTTATTTAATAATTATAATGATTATTTGAAGAAAAATCCTAATTTAATTAATATAAAAAATCTCATTGATTATATAAATTTATTCCATTTTTCAAATAACAATCTTTCTTTTAAAGACGTAAAAAAGATTAATAATAAGTATATAGAAATAAACTTTGAAGGATTAATACATGAGAAAAATAAATTTTATTTAATATCATTATATGATGTCTCACAAGATATTAAATTTATTTATTCTAATTATTTAAATATTTTAAAAAAAATTAGTGAATTAAGTTTCAAATCTTTATCAAGTTCAAATTTTAATGCAGAGAATATATATGAAAAAATTTTTAATATATTAAAAGAGCATAATATAATCAATGAAATAGCTATAGCTACTATAAAAAATGATGATATATATATCGAATATGGAATTATTGATAATATAGATATTACAAGAAGATATTTTTCTAGAAAAAATAAATCTTTACTTTCATATATAATAGATAATAACAGAAAAATATATATATATGATTCTTTAGATTTTCAATTACCAGATGGATATAAAATTATACATTTAAATAATCCTAAACCATATAGCGTATATGGAGTACCTTTAAAAGATTATAATGGCAATTCATATGGAGCAATATTATATGAAAGACCAAAATCAAACTCATTTACAAAATTGGAATTAACATTATTAGATGAAATAACTTATATGATTCAATCAATTATAGCTTTTCATAACTTATATTTACAGCTTCATAAAGAGAAAGAGAAATATTATGAATTATCTATAAAAGATCCATTAACCAAAGTATATAATAGAACTTTTTTAAACGAATATTTAAAAATGTCATATGAAAAAATGAAGCGATATAATGAAAACTTTATTTTA
This is a stretch of genomic DNA from Marinitoga sp. 38H-ov. It encodes these proteins:
- a CDS encoding GGDEF domain-containing protein, with protein sequence MKQKILNNLFKNYFENENIGLLILCNGEIEYINNSFKSISKILEIDGYDIIDLFNNYNDYLKKNPNLINIKNLIDYINLFHFSNNNLSFKDVKKINNKYIEINFEGLIHEKNKFYLISLYDVSQDIKFIYSNYLNILKKISELSFKSLSSSNFNAENIYEKIFNILKEHNIINEIAIATIKNDDIYIEYGIIDNIDITRRYFSRKNKSLLSYIIDNNRKIYIYDSLDFQLPDGYKIIHLNNPKPYSVYGVPLKDYNGNSYGAILYERPKSNSFTKLELTLLDEITYMIQSIIAFHNLYLQLHKEKEKYYELSIKDPLTKVYNRTFLNEYLKMSYEKMKRYNENFILAFIDIDNFKQINDNFGHDYGDMILILFTETVNKIIRKSDIFARYGGDEFIIIFPNTEIENSKIIMDRIKKQLKNNKYPIYISYGLIELDKQLSLEKNLKKVDKEMYNMKLYNKNEAK